The Acomys russatus chromosome 3, mAcoRus1.1, whole genome shotgun sequence genome has a window encoding:
- the LOC127186992 gene encoding prolactin-3D4-like isoform X2: MHMSLTLPGSGMYLLLLMSNLLLWEHVASRPSTSVSTDDLYHRVVEQSHNTYIMAADIYSEFDLNFAKRSWLTDRMPTVCHTASIHTPENREEVHETKTEDLLVSIANITRAWIRPLKYLASEVATLPGASATMLKTANDLKERNADLLVGLKTILGRIKPGFAVNGSPTWSGLKDLKSSDEDTRLFAFYNILRCLKRDMNKVDSFLKVLRCRVVFNNDC; the protein is encoded by the exons ATGCACATGTCTTTGACTCTCCCAGGCTCTG GAATGTACCTGTTGCTGCTCATGTCAAATCTGCTCCTTTGGGAGCATGTGGCCTCCAGACCAAGTACCTCTGTTTCCACTGATGACCTGTATCATCGTGTGGTTGAACAGTCTCATAACACATATATCATGGCTGCAGATATATACAGTGAATTT GATTTGAATTTTGCCAAGAGGAGTTGGTTAACAGACAggatgcctactgtgtgccacactgcctCCATCCATACACCAGAGAATCGTGAGGAAGTCCATGAAACAAAA ACTGAAGACCTTCTGGTATCAATTGCCAATATTACACGTGCCTGGATAAGACCACTGAAATACCTGGCGTCTGAAGTGGCTACTCTTCCTGGAGCTTCTGCAACTATGCTGAAAACAGCCAATGAtttgaaggaaagaaatgctGACCTTCTGGTGGGACTAAAGACCATACTCGGCAGG ATTAAGCCTGGATTTGCTGTAAATGGCTCCCCTACCTGGTCTGGACTGAAAGACTTGAAGTCATCTGATGAAGACACTCGCCTTTTTGCCTTTTATAACATTTTACGCTGCCTGAAAAGGGATATGAATAAGGTTGACAGTTTTCTCAAGGTCTTGAGGTGCCGAGTCGTCTTTAATAATGACTGCTGA
- the LOC127186992 gene encoding prolactin-3D4-like isoform X1, translating to MHMSLTLPGSAGMYLLLLMSNLLLWEHVASRPSTSVSTDDLYHRVVEQSHNTYIMAADIYSEFDLNFAKRSWLTDRMPTVCHTASIHTPENREEVHETKTEDLLVSIANITRAWIRPLKYLASEVATLPGASATMLKTANDLKERNADLLVGLKTILGRIKPGFAVNGSPTWSGLKDLKSSDEDTRLFAFYNILRCLKRDMNKVDSFLKVLRCRVVFNNDC from the exons ATGCACATGTCTTTGACTCTCCCAGGCTCTG CAGGAATGTACCTGTTGCTGCTCATGTCAAATCTGCTCCTTTGGGAGCATGTGGCCTCCAGACCAAGTACCTCTGTTTCCACTGATGACCTGTATCATCGTGTGGTTGAACAGTCTCATAACACATATATCATGGCTGCAGATATATACAGTGAATTT GATTTGAATTTTGCCAAGAGGAGTTGGTTAACAGACAggatgcctactgtgtgccacactgcctCCATCCATACACCAGAGAATCGTGAGGAAGTCCATGAAACAAAA ACTGAAGACCTTCTGGTATCAATTGCCAATATTACACGTGCCTGGATAAGACCACTGAAATACCTGGCGTCTGAAGTGGCTACTCTTCCTGGAGCTTCTGCAACTATGCTGAAAACAGCCAATGAtttgaaggaaagaaatgctGACCTTCTGGTGGGACTAAAGACCATACTCGGCAGG ATTAAGCCTGGATTTGCTGTAAATGGCTCCCCTACCTGGTCTGGACTGAAAGACTTGAAGTCATCTGATGAAGACACTCGCCTTTTTGCCTTTTATAACATTTTACGCTGCCTGAAAAGGGATATGAATAAGGTTGACAGTTTTCTCAAGGTCTTGAGGTGCCGAGTCGTCTTTAATAATGACTGCTGA